A single region of the Nicotiana tabacum cultivar K326 unplaced genomic scaffold, ASM71507v2 Un00050, whole genome shotgun sequence genome encodes:
- the LOC107775624 gene encoding uncharacterized protein LOC107775624 isoform X1 — translation MCTAIAIWFSPVVSKFWREKIDGGGNGWTLTSYTYGYTLAVIVIILICHLLSSRLRFAVPAFQFREQPSARPHAESNSYPDVSTSSALSDVRITTVISELDLKNLIDDINKKFHANEKWEDVINRRTDRLSYYARCCKQKDAPLKYLSVTVFENCSVEMLRDFYMDNDFRKIWDKTLIEHKQLQVDTSSGTEIGLMIKKFPLLTPREYVLAWRVWEANDGSFYCFTKACEYPSAQRRKKYVRVGLFRSGWRIKKVSGRNACEIQMVHQEDAGLNVEMAKLAFAKGIWNYVRKMDDALRQYSALDHSQLTSGVSAVTLIQKVPLGLDTLNHTRSLINPETCTNSDYCCGVSHECSPREQTKEPLKNVVPNMLMLLGGAICMSRGLSNLGAKVAMACILSKLVKRNALRSKCLQRFSPIEVQRREECRMTREDELQCACSNVTY, via the exons ATGTGCACTGCGATTGCGATTTGGTTTTCACCTGTAGTATCAAAATTTTGGAGAGAAAAGATTGATGGAGGAGGAAACGGATGGACGCTGACTTCGTATACCTACGGTTATACCCTAGCTGTTATAGTGATCATACTGATATGTCATTTGCTAAGCTCTCGTCTTCGATTTGCCGTACCCGCCTTCCAATTTAGAGAACAACCTTCTGCGCGTCCACATGCCGAATCCAACAGTTATCCTGATGTCTCTACCTCTTCTGCTCTTTCTGATGTCCg GATCACTACAGTGATATCTGAACTAGATCTGAAGAATTTGATTGACGACATAAATAAGAAATTCCATGCTAACGAGAAATGGGAAGATGTCATTAACCGGAGAACAGACCGTCTTTCCTACTATGCACGGTGTTGTAAGCAGAAG GATGCACCTCTTAAATATCTAAGTGTAACTGTATTTGAGAATTGCTCTGTCGAGATGCTAAGAGATTTTTACATGGACAATGATTTCCGGAAaatttgggacaaaaccttgaTTGAGCATAAGCAGTTGCAGGTGGATACTAGCAGTGGAACTGAGATTGGCCTCATGATAAAAAAGTTTCCACTATTGACTCCAAGAGAGTACGTATTAGCTTGGAGAGTGTGGGAAGCCAATGATGGATCCTTCTACTGTTTTACCAAG GCATGTGAATATCCTTCGGCACAAAGAAGGAAGAAGTATGTCAGGGTTGGGCTCTTTAGATCTGGTTGGAGAATCAAGAAAG TTTCTGGTAGGAATGCCTGTGAGATCCAAATGGTACACCAAGAAGATGCTGGTCTGAATGTTGAAATGGCAAAACTAGCCTTTGCAAAGGGCATATGGAACTATGTCCGTAAAATGGATGATGCACTTCGTCAGTACTCTGCCCTTGACCATTCTCAATTGACTTCAGGTGTGAGTGCCGTCACGTTAATTCAAAAG GTTCCACTTGGATTGGACACCTTAAACCACACAAGGAGCTTAATCAATCCAGAAACCTGCACAAATAGTGACTATTGCTGTGGAGTTTCACATGAATGCAGTCCGAGGGAGCAAACAAAAGAGCCATTAAAGAATGTGGTGCCAAATATGCTGATGCTCCTGGGTGGTGCAATCTGCATGTCTAGAGGGCTCTCTAACTTGGGAGCAAAGGTTGCCATGGCATGTATCCTGAGTAAGCTTGTGAAGCGCAATGCTTTGAGAAGCAAATGCCTACAGAGATTTAGCCCGATAGAGGTTCAGCGACGTGAAGAATGTAGGATGACTCGTGAAGATGAGCTCCAGTGTGCCTGCTCAAATGTCACCTATTGA
- the LOC107775624 gene encoding uncharacterized protein LOC107775624 isoform X2 encodes MCTAIAIWFSPVVSKFWREKIDGGGNGWTLTSYTYGYTLAVIVIILICHLLSSRLRFAVPAFQFREQPSARPHAESNSYPDVSTSSALSDVRITTVISELDLKNLIDDINKKFHANEKWEDVINRRTDRLSYYARCCKQKDAPLKYLSVTVFENCSVEMLRDFYMDNDFRKIWDKTLIEHKQLQVDTSSGTEIGLMIKKFPLLTPREYVLAWRVWEANDGSFYCFTKACEYPSAQRRKKYVRVGLFRSGWRIKKVSGRNACEIQMVHQEDAGLNVEMAKLAFAKGIWNYVRKMDDALRQYSALDHSQLTSGVSAVTLIQKVRGQCAAIIAYLD; translated from the exons ATGTGCACTGCGATTGCGATTTGGTTTTCACCTGTAGTATCAAAATTTTGGAGAGAAAAGATTGATGGAGGAGGAAACGGATGGACGCTGACTTCGTATACCTACGGTTATACCCTAGCTGTTATAGTGATCATACTGATATGTCATTTGCTAAGCTCTCGTCTTCGATTTGCCGTACCCGCCTTCCAATTTAGAGAACAACCTTCTGCGCGTCCACATGCCGAATCCAACAGTTATCCTGATGTCTCTACCTCTTCTGCTCTTTCTGATGTCCg GATCACTACAGTGATATCTGAACTAGATCTGAAGAATTTGATTGACGACATAAATAAGAAATTCCATGCTAACGAGAAATGGGAAGATGTCATTAACCGGAGAACAGACCGTCTTTCCTACTATGCACGGTGTTGTAAGCAGAAG GATGCACCTCTTAAATATCTAAGTGTAACTGTATTTGAGAATTGCTCTGTCGAGATGCTAAGAGATTTTTACATGGACAATGATTTCCGGAAaatttgggacaaaaccttgaTTGAGCATAAGCAGTTGCAGGTGGATACTAGCAGTGGAACTGAGATTGGCCTCATGATAAAAAAGTTTCCACTATTGACTCCAAGAGAGTACGTATTAGCTTGGAGAGTGTGGGAAGCCAATGATGGATCCTTCTACTGTTTTACCAAG GCATGTGAATATCCTTCGGCACAAAGAAGGAAGAAGTATGTCAGGGTTGGGCTCTTTAGATCTGGTTGGAGAATCAAGAAAG TTTCTGGTAGGAATGCCTGTGAGATCCAAATGGTACACCAAGAAGATGCTGGTCTGAATGTTGAAATGGCAAAACTAGCCTTTGCAAAGGGCATATGGAACTATGTCCGTAAAATGGATGATGCACTTCGTCAGTACTCTGCCCTTGACCATTCTCAATTGACTTCAGGTGTGAGTGCCGTCACGTTAATTCAAAAG GTACGAGGACAGTGTGCTGCTATTATTGCATACCTGGACTAA